Proteins from one Triticum aestivum cultivar Chinese Spring chromosome 7A, IWGSC CS RefSeq v2.1, whole genome shotgun sequence genomic window:
- the LOC123148925 gene encoding synaptotagmin-3 isoform X2 → MGLVGGILGFGLGLPLGLAAACLVYLRFLAPRRRPQDPVIRPLRDLDHETLQTMVQDIPLWVKYPDYERIDWMNKFICDMWPFLDKAICKIIRGVAKPICDQYVGKYGIESIEFGNLTLGALPPTLQGIKVYEMREKELVIEPVIRWASIANVTVDVKVHSFKLSAQLLDLHVMLTPRVTLKPLVPSFPCFASLCVSLMEKPHVDFGLKLLGGDVMAIPGLYRFIQEQISKQIAIMYHWPKVIEVPILDGASGATKKPVGVLNVKVIRAMNLPKMDLLGKSDPYVKLRLSGERLPSKKTSVKMSNLNPEWNEHFRLVVKDPETQVLELQMFDWEKVKMHDKMGVQVIPLRLLTPYESKLFTLDLLRSMNPNDQQNKKNRGKLVVELTFDPFREENSTSPLISDVEGNISLKRDVPDGGGVLLVSVENAEDVEGKRHTNPYAVVLFRGEKRETKVIRKARDPRWNEEFQFVVDEAPMDEKIHIEIRSRRGRLLPFRTQESLGHVNINLVDVVNNGRINEKYHLINSRNGKLQLEIKWNTV, encoded by the exons ATGGGGCTCGTGGGCGGCATCCtcggcttcggcctcggcctccccctcggcctcgccgccgcctgcctcgtCTACCTCCGCTTCCTCGCGCCTCGCCGCCGTCCCCAG GATCCTGTCATTAGACCTCTACGAGATTTAGATCATGAGACATTACAGACGATGGTACAGGACATTCCGTTATGGGTGAAATATCCAGACTATGAACGG ATTGATTGGATGAACAAGTTTATTTGTGATATGTGGCCTTTCCTTGATAAG GCAATATGCAAAATAATAAGAGGTGTAGCAAAGCCAATATGTGATCAGTATGTTGGAAAATATGGCATTGAATCAATTGAATTTGGAAACTTAACACTTGGCGCTCTTCCACCTACACTCCAAG GAATTAAAGTTTATGAAATGCGAGAAAAAGAACTGGTAATCGAACCTGTGATTCGGTGGGCTAGCATAGCAAATGTAACTGTGGATGTGAAGGTGCATTCTTTCAAATTGTCCGCACAG CTTTTGGATTTGCACGTAATGCTGACACCACGTGTGACTCTGAAGCCACTTGTGCCAAGCTTTCCCTGCTTTGCCAGCTTGTGTGTATCACTAATGGAGAAG CCGCATGTTGACTTTGGATTGAAATTACTGGGTGGAGATGTCATGGCAATTCCTGGCTTGTATCGGTTTATCCAG GAGCAAATATCAAAGCAAATTGCAATCATGTATCATTGGCCTAAGGTTATAGAAGTTCCCATTTTAGATGGAGCAAG TGGTGCTACAAAGAAACCAGTGGGAGTATTGAATGTCAAGGTAATTCGTGCCATGAATCTTCCCAAGATGGACTTGCTTGGGAAATCTGATCCCTATGTCAAGCTTCGGCTGAGTGGCGAGAGACTTCCCTCGAAGAAAACCTCTGTTAAGATGAGCAACCTGAATCCTGAATGGAACGAACATTTCAGGCTCGTAGTCAAGGATCCTGAGACGCAAGTCCTTGAGCTCCAGATGTTTGATTGGGAAAAG GTCAAAATGCATGATAAAATGGGTGTGCAAGTAATTCCCCTCCGCTTGCTTACCCCTTACGAGAGCAAGCTGTTCACACTAGATCTTCTCAGAAGCATGAACCCAAATGATCAGCAAAACAAGAAGAATAGAGGAAAGCTTGTCGTGGAACTGACATTTGATCCTTTTAGAGAGGAAAACAGCACGAGTCCTCTAATTTCAGATGTTGAAGGCAATATCAGTCTGAAAAGGGACGTCCCGGACGGTGGTGGGGTGCTGTTAGTTTCGGTCGAAAACGCAGAAGATGTCGAAGGGAAGCGTCACACTAATCCGTATGCCGTGGTTCTTTTTAGGGGCGAAAAGAGGGAAACCAAG GTGATCAGGAAGGCTCGAGATCCGAGGTGGAACGAGGAGTTCCAGTTCGTGGTGGACGAGGCCCCCATGGACGAGAAGATCCACATCGAGATCAGAAGCAGACGCGGCAGGCTCCTCCCGTTCCGCACCCAG GAGTCGTTGGGGCATGTGAACATAAACCTGGTGGACGTGGTGAACAACGGGCGGATCAACGAGAAGTACCACCTCATCAACTCCAGGAACGGCAAGCTGCAGCTCGAGATCAAGTGGAACACCGTGTGA
- the LOC123148925 gene encoding synaptotagmin-3 isoform X1 produces MGLVGGVLGFVLGLPLGLAAAYLVYLRFVAPRRRLQDPVIRPLRDLDHETLQTMVQDIPLWVKYPDYERIDWMNKFICDMWPFLDKAICKIIRGVAKPICDQYVGKYGIESIEFGNLTLGALPPTLQGIKVYEMREKELVIEPVIRWASIANVTVDVKVHSFKLSAQLLDLHVMLTPRVTLKPLVPSFPCFASLCVSLMEKPHVDFGLKLLGGDVMAIPGLYRFIQEQISKQIAIMYHWPKVIEVPILDGASGATKKPVGVLNVKVIRAMNLPKMDLLGKSDPYVKLRLSGERLPSKKTSVKMSNLNPEWNEHFRLVVKDPETQVLELQMFDWEKVKMHDKMGVQVIPLRLLTPYESKLFTLDLLRSMNPNDQQNKKNRGKLVVELTFDPFREENSTSPLISDVEGNISLKRDVPDGGGVLLVSVENAEDVEGKRHTNPYAVVLFRGEKRETKVIRKARDPRWNEEFQFVVDEAPMDEKIHIEIRSRRGRLLPFRTQESLGHVNINLVDVVNNGRINEKYHLINSRNGKLQLEIKWNTV; encoded by the exons ATGGGACTCGTGGGCGGCGTCCTCGGCTTCGTGCTCGGCCTCCCCCTCGGCCTCGCCGCCGCCTACCTCGTCTACCTCCGCTTCgtcgcgccccgccgccgtctccag GATCCTGTCATTAGACCTCTACGAGATTTAGATCATGAGACATTACAGACGATGGTACAGGACATTCCGTTATGGGTGAAATATCCAGACTATGAACGG ATTGATTGGATGAACAAGTTTATTTGTGATATGTGGCCTTTCCTTGATAAG GCAATATGCAAAATAATAAGAGGTGTAGCAAAGCCAATATGTGATCAGTATGTTGGAAAATATGGCATTGAATCAATTGAATTTGGAAACTTAACACTTGGCGCTCTTCCACCTACACTCCAAG GAATTAAAGTTTATGAAATGCGAGAAAAAGAACTGGTAATCGAACCTGTGATTCGGTGGGCTAGCATAGCAAATGTAACTGTGGATGTGAAGGTGCATTCTTTCAAATTGTCCGCACAG CTTTTGGATTTGCACGTAATGCTGACACCACGTGTGACTCTGAAGCCACTTGTGCCAAGCTTTCCCTGCTTTGCCAGCTTGTGTGTATCACTAATGGAGAAG CCGCATGTTGACTTTGGATTGAAATTACTGGGTGGAGATGTCATGGCAATTCCTGGCTTGTATCGGTTTATCCAG GAGCAAATATCAAAGCAAATTGCAATCATGTATCATTGGCCTAAGGTTATAGAAGTTCCCATTTTAGATGGAGCAAG TGGTGCTACAAAGAAACCAGTGGGAGTATTGAATGTCAAGGTAATTCGTGCCATGAATCTTCCCAAGATGGACTTGCTTGGGAAATCTGATCCCTATGTCAAGCTTCGGCTGAGTGGCGAGAGACTTCCCTCGAAGAAAACCTCTGTTAAGATGAGCAACCTGAATCCTGAATGGAACGAACATTTCAGGCTCGTAGTCAAGGATCCTGAGACGCAAGTCCTTGAGCTCCAGATGTTTGATTGGGAAAAG GTCAAAATGCATGATAAAATGGGTGTGCAAGTAATTCCCCTCCGCTTGCTTACCCCTTACGAGAGCAAGCTGTTCACACTAGATCTTCTCAGAAGCATGAACCCAAATGATCAGCAAAACAAGAAGAATAGAGGAAAGCTTGTCGTGGAACTGACATTTGATCCTTTTAGAGAGGAAAACAGCACGAGTCCTCTAATTTCAGATGTTGAAGGCAATATCAGTCTGAAAAGGGACGTCCCGGACGGTGGTGGGGTGCTGTTAGTTTCGGTCGAAAACGCAGAAGATGTCGAAGGGAAGCGTCACACTAATCCGTATGCCGTGGTTCTTTTTAGGGGCGAAAAGAGGGAAACCAAG GTGATCAGGAAGGCTCGAGATCCGAGGTGGAACGAGGAGTTCCAGTTCGTGGTGGACGAGGCCCCCATGGACGAGAAGATCCACATCGAGATCAGAAGCAGACGCGGCAGGCTCCTCCCGTTCCGCACCCAG GAGTCGTTGGGGCATGTGAACATAAACCTGGTGGACGTGGTGAACAACGGGCGGATCAACGAGAAGTACCACCTCATCAACTCCAGGAACGGCAAGCTGCAGCTCGAGATCAAGTGGAACACCGTGTGA
- the LOC123148925 gene encoding synaptotagmin-3 isoform X3 has translation MVQDIPLWVKYPDYERIDWMNKFICDMWPFLDKAICKIIRGVAKPICDQYVGKYGIESIEFGNLTLGALPPTLQGIKVYEMREKELVIEPVIRWASIANVTVDVKVHSFKLSAQLLDLHVMLTPRVTLKPLVPSFPCFASLCVSLMEKPHVDFGLKLLGGDVMAIPGLYRFIQEQISKQIAIMYHWPKVIEVPILDGASGATKKPVGVLNVKVIRAMNLPKMDLLGKSDPYVKLRLSGERLPSKKTSVKMSNLNPEWNEHFRLVVKDPETQVLELQMFDWEKVKMHDKMGVQVIPLRLLTPYESKLFTLDLLRSMNPNDQQNKKNRGKLVVELTFDPFREENSTSPLISDVEGNISLKRDVPDGGGVLLVSVENAEDVEGKRHTNPYAVVLFRGEKRETKVIRKARDPRWNEEFQFVVDEAPMDEKIHIEIRSRRGRLLPFRTQESLGHVNINLVDVVNNGRINEKYHLINSRNGKLQLEIKWNTV, from the exons ATGGTACAGGACATTCCGTTATGGGTGAAATATCCAGACTATGAACGG ATTGATTGGATGAACAAGTTTATTTGTGATATGTGGCCTTTCCTTGATAAG GCAATATGCAAAATAATAAGAGGTGTAGCAAAGCCAATATGTGATCAGTATGTTGGAAAATATGGCATTGAATCAATTGAATTTGGAAACTTAACACTTGGCGCTCTTCCACCTACACTCCAAG GAATTAAAGTTTATGAAATGCGAGAAAAAGAACTGGTAATCGAACCTGTGATTCGGTGGGCTAGCATAGCAAATGTAACTGTGGATGTGAAGGTGCATTCTTTCAAATTGTCCGCACAG CTTTTGGATTTGCACGTAATGCTGACACCACGTGTGACTCTGAAGCCACTTGTGCCAAGCTTTCCCTGCTTTGCCAGCTTGTGTGTATCACTAATGGAGAAG CCGCATGTTGACTTTGGATTGAAATTACTGGGTGGAGATGTCATGGCAATTCCTGGCTTGTATCGGTTTATCCAG GAGCAAATATCAAAGCAAATTGCAATCATGTATCATTGGCCTAAGGTTATAGAAGTTCCCATTTTAGATGGAGCAAG TGGTGCTACAAAGAAACCAGTGGGAGTATTGAATGTCAAGGTAATTCGTGCCATGAATCTTCCCAAGATGGACTTGCTTGGGAAATCTGATCCCTATGTCAAGCTTCGGCTGAGTGGCGAGAGACTTCCCTCGAAGAAAACCTCTGTTAAGATGAGCAACCTGAATCCTGAATGGAACGAACATTTCAGGCTCGTAGTCAAGGATCCTGAGACGCAAGTCCTTGAGCTCCAGATGTTTGATTGGGAAAAG GTCAAAATGCATGATAAAATGGGTGTGCAAGTAATTCCCCTCCGCTTGCTTACCCCTTACGAGAGCAAGCTGTTCACACTAGATCTTCTCAGAAGCATGAACCCAAATGATCAGCAAAACAAGAAGAATAGAGGAAAGCTTGTCGTGGAACTGACATTTGATCCTTTTAGAGAGGAAAACAGCACGAGTCCTCTAATTTCAGATGTTGAAGGCAATATCAGTCTGAAAAGGGACGTCCCGGACGGTGGTGGGGTGCTGTTAGTTTCGGTCGAAAACGCAGAAGATGTCGAAGGGAAGCGTCACACTAATCCGTATGCCGTGGTTCTTTTTAGGGGCGAAAAGAGGGAAACCAAG GTGATCAGGAAGGCTCGAGATCCGAGGTGGAACGAGGAGTTCCAGTTCGTGGTGGACGAGGCCCCCATGGACGAGAAGATCCACATCGAGATCAGAAGCAGACGCGGCAGGCTCCTCCCGTTCCGCACCCAG GAGTCGTTGGGGCATGTGAACATAAACCTGGTGGACGTGGTGAACAACGGGCGGATCAACGAGAAGTACCACCTCATCAACTCCAGGAACGGCAAGCTGCAGCTCGAGATCAAGTGGAACACCGTGTGA